The Nerophis ophidion isolate RoL-2023_Sa linkage group LG09, RoL_Noph_v1.0, whole genome shotgun sequence genome contains a region encoding:
- the si:ch211-125o16.4 gene encoding neuroblast differentiation-associated protein AHNAK: MLCGSKDVHETMSQDSVSVFSGVGINGMPAGVGSGVLEKGGDVVAAALSQNHLENDQVQNILKVLQPYDDNLSVATKKGFNVNDGLGALRLNSQDSAEISSGDLIMKTGLDVPAKKTVSSLDRLREKLNAAQGFRSELNGPALNDLPYGNLNKPSTDARAEYTLPSLAKAGPDLNGTLAAPLVSLATPQLNGHNASLGIDGSAVQKETLKYDAPPFRMPKFDLPQVQTPEVDGELHLPSVHNEIDLNLPSPKLDLTSPNAALNGPKLDLRGPDVDLQAPKADLSLSPDKIKWPHLKWKGPKVKGPEAALNADLHTPNLSTPDIHLPKGELKGPYADVQAPNLDLGAPSGKINWPHLKWKKPRLHGTSFDAELNSPDLDVSVPGLKGGIKAPDVDVNLPKADLKGPDLDIQRPHLEAPSGRINWPHLKWKKPKVKGPKANLDIDAGLKTPELLTPNLESDINGQLRLPTADVKGPNLDVDTPNLDIDSPSGKINWPPWKWKKPIVPDPKVDMDLKTDLSSPDVDLSIPSIEGGINTPDLNLPRADIDINTPNVDIGAPSGRIKFPTLKKPKFNFSGPHLKTRSVDLDTDLRTPDLNLSAQKLQLNGPDLNLPNADVDGKVPDLDASGKIKWPTFKKPKWSVSGPKVNGPDIDANVSTPDLNLTGPTIDGEINTSDLKLNSPKAELDEPNLDINADAPSGIFKWFKKPKIGTLKGLSSDVDADLKLPDLDLTVPDANLKAPHVGLSTPTIEVPDLSGDLKSPHVDLHAPDLNLEQGDAKAVFPKINFPKWPKVKDPQLDTNLPNVDIDGPDVDLKAPNLQGSLGTPDIDLGIPKGNLQTPELDVSTRRPTFPKIQLPNLSGPKIEKPNLDVDADFKGPNVGWSAPDVDLSAPHVGLSTPKIDLPALNAVLKSPQVDPDLNLPTFLGPKYENPNLVADLKGADLDLSAPRVGLLSNSNLKGMDASLKTPDLNFDSQQGDFQLPHYKLPNLDLSSPEVEFPGVHPSIQAGMETPKVNIGTPKADANISAPTVDVSGLMITGDLKGPQVDMAAPKLDANLEKPKFPHMKFPKMSFSGPKTKTLEVDTSPKLSPVTVSAPEINTPGLQIKAGGDAEVKGSPKSKLKWPFKWGFKSSSDMTDDEGPNVPVFRLHSLPNNAFEEKEGIPNTFGQSKLENEAKDYIISKGIRLPVVNVPSRNGEKIDIMERLRMAKEKVPSTNVSPTEDKNLTLKIPAPDLDATRASTLAEEPNLFRGGTFKVDKPLSPLGLFAPEVSSSDENDKLSLSLSNMLGLNVE, translated from the coding sequence ATTTCCAGTGGGGACTTGATCATGAAGACGGGTCTGGATGTACCAGCCAAGAAAACTGTCTCTTCTCTTGATAGATTGAGAGAAAAGTTAAATGCGGCTCAGGGCTTCAGGAGTGAATTAAACGGTCCAGCGTTGAACGACCTCCCATATGGCAATCTAAATAAACCATCAACGGATGCGAGGGCAGAGTATACATTACCTAGTCTAGCAAAGGCTGGACCAGACCTTAATGGCACCCTGGCAGCACCCCTTGTTAGTTTGGCAACTCCACAACTTAACGGTCACAATGCTTCGCTTGGCATTGACGGATCCGCTGTGCAGAAAGAAACCCTGAAGTACGACGCACCACCGTTTAGAATGCCCAAATTTGATCTACCTCAGGTCCAAACACCAGAGGTAGATGGTGAACTACACCTCCCCTCTGTTCATAACGAAATAGACCTCAATCTGCCTTCACCAAAATTAGACCTTACAAGCCCAAATGCAGCTCTGAATGGACCAAAACTGGATTTAAGGGGACCTGATGTTGACCTAcaagcccctaaagctgacctCAGTCTATCTCCAGATAAAATTAAATGGCCCCACTTAAAATGGAAAGGTCCAAAGGTGAAAGGACCGGAGGCTGCACTAAACGCTGACCTCCACACACCGAATCTAAGCACACCAGACATTCACTTACCCAAAGGTGAGCTCAAAGGCCCTTATGCAGATGTTCAAGCTCCAAATCTGGACTTGGGTGCCCCATCTGGAAAAATAAATTGGCCTCATTTGAAGTGgaagaagcccagacttcatGGCACTTCATTCGATGCAGAACTAAACTCACCAGACCTGGATGTCTCTGTCCCGGGACTTAAGGGTGGGATAAAAGCACCAGATGTTGATGTGAATTTGCCCAAGGCTGACCTTAAAGGTCCGGATCTCGACATACAACGACCACATTTGGAAGCACCATCTGGTAGAATCAACTGGCCTCACCTAAAATGGAAGAAACCAAAAGTAAAGGGTCCAAAGGCAAACTTAGACATTGATGCAGGCCTGAAAACACCAGAATTATTAACTCCAAATTTGGAGAGTGACATTAATGGGCAGCTGAGACTCCCAACAGCTGACGTTAAAGGTCCCAATTTAGATGTTGACACCCCAAACCTTGACATTGACAGTCCATCTGGTAAAATTAACTGGCCTCCCTGGAAGTGGAAGAAACCCATAGTACCTGACCCTAAAGTTGATATGGACCTCAAAACAGACCTAAGCTCCCCGGATGTCGATTTGTCTATTCCGAGCATTGAGGGTGGCATCAATACACCAGATCTCAATTTACCTAGAGCAGATAttgatattaatacaccaaatGTTGACATTGGGGCCCCCTCTGGCAGAATCAAGTTCCCAACACTGAAAAAGCCTAAGTTTAATTTTTCTGGACCCCATCTAAAAACACGGAGTGTTGACCTAGATACTGACCTGAGAACCCCAGACCTCAACTTGTCTGCTCAAAAGTTGCAACTTAATGGACCTGATCTGAATTTACCCAACGCTGACGTGGATGGTAAAGTGCCTGATCTAGATGCATCTGGAAAGATCAAATGGCCCACCTTCAAGAAGCCAAAATGGTCAGTCTCGGGTCCAAAGGTTAATGGGCCAGATATTGATGCTAACGTTTCTACACCTGACCTGAATCTCACAGGTCCAACGATTGATGGTGAGATAAACACATCGGATTTAAAACTCAACTCACCAAAAGCTGAATTGGACGAACCCAATTTAGACATTAACGCTGATGCTCCATCTGGTATATTCAAATGGTTCAAGAAGCCCAAGATTGGCACATTAAAAGGTCTTTCATCTGATGTTGATGCTGATCTCAAGCTACCAGATTTGGATCTGACTGTACCGGATGCAAATTTGAAAGCACCGCATGTTGGTCTTTCAACACCAACAATTGAAGTGCCGGACCTCAGCGGTGATCTTAAAAGTCCTCATGTAGATCTTCACGCTCCCGATCTTAACTTGGAGCAGGGTGATGCTAAAGCGGTGTTTCCAAAAATAAACTTCCCAAAGTGGCCAAAAGTCAAGGACCCTCAACTGGATACCAATTTACCCAATGTAGATATTGATGGACCCGATGTAGATCTAAAAGCTCCTAATTTACAAGGTAGTCTTGGTACACCTGATATTGACCTTGGTATACCAAAAGGCAATCTCCAAACTCCAGAGCTTGATGTGTCAACTAGAAGGCCTACATTTCCCAAGATACAATTGCCAAACCTTTCAGGACCAAAGATAGAAAAGCCTAATCTTGATGTTGATGCTGATTTCAAGGGGCCAAATGTGGGTTGGAGTGCACCAGATGTGGATCTGAGTGCACCACACGTTGGTCTTTCAACACCAAAAATTGATCTTCCAGCCCTTAATGCTGTTCTCAAAAGTCCTCAAGTGGATCCCGATCTAAACTTACCAACTTTTTTAGGGCCAAAGTATGAAAACCCTAATCTTGTTGCTGATCTGAAGGGGGCAGATTTGGATTTGAGTGCGCCACGTGTTGGTCTCTTGTCCAATTCAAATCTTAAAGGCATGGATGCATCATTAAAAACACCAGATCTAAACTTCGATTCCCAGCAGGGCGACTTTCAGTTGCCTCATTATAAACTCCCAAACCTTGATCTTTCAAGTCCTGAAGTAGAGTTTCCCGGTGTTCATCCCTCTATTCAGGCTGGAATGGAGACACCCAAGGTCAACATTGGAACCCCTAAAGCAGATGCAAACATCTCCGCTCCCACTGTAGATGTAAGTGGTTTAATGATAACGGGGGACCTCAAAGGACCACAAGTAGATATGGCAGCTCCAAAGTTAGACGCTAATCTGGAAAAGCCTAAATTTCCACATATGAAGTTTCCCAAAATGAGTTTCtctggaccaaaaactaaaactcTGGAGGTTGATACCAGTCCAAAACTGTCTCCCGTCACAGTCTCTGCCCCagaaatcaacacacctggactaCAAATCAAAGCTGGGGGAGATGCTGAAGTTAAAGGTTCCCCAAAAAGTAAATTGAAATGGCCCTTTAAGTGGGGATTCAAGTCCAGCTCAGACATGACTGATGACGAGGGTCCTAACGTTCCCGTATTCAGACTACACAGCCTGCCCAACAATGCCTttgaagaaaaagaaggaattcCCAATACCTTTGGCCAATCAAAACTCGAGAACGAGGCAAAGGATTATATTATTAGCAAAGGAATCCGTTTACCAGTCGTGAACGTACCGTCAAGAAACGGAGAGAAGATTGACATCATGGAGAGGCTGAGGATGGCAAAGGAAAAAGTTCCCTCGACTAACGTTTCCCCGACCGAAGACAAGAACCTCACCCTGAAGATTCCCGCTCCGGATCTTGACGCCACGAGGGCTTCCACACTAGCAGAAGAACCTAATTTATTCAGAGGAGGCACTTTCAAAGTGGACAAACCGCTGTCTCCTTTGGGTTTGTTTGCTCCTGAGGTTTCTTCCTCGGACGAAAATGACAAATTATCTTTAAGCCTCTCCAACATGCTGGGCCTCAATGTAGAATAA